From the genome of Candidatus Defluviilinea proxima:
GGGGAATTACGCCGTCGCATACTGGATATCCTCCGCTCAGGATACTCACAAGAGGCGGAACGTCTCCTCAATCACATGGATGATATCTATTCAGTGCTCGTGACAATGGATTACCCGGATGCGATCACCAATGGATTACGAAGACAAACTGACCTCGTGCGCGGTCTCATTGAGAAAACACGCGGCGATGTGACTTTCAGCCTGCGCGGCGAAGATTTGACTCAAGCCATCAGCCGCTTGAGCAAGCAATTGGACAGCGGTAAGACCGATATTGAGAAAAGAAGCGGGGTTCCCATCCACTCGAGCGACGAAGAATAGCATATGGCACGAGGCGGTCACAAATTTCCGCTTGTGGTTTACCAGCACTTGCTCAGCCGCTGGTGGTTTCCCATGATCGTGATCGGGCTTGTAATGTTTGGCCTCGCCTACGCGGAGTACATCGATCCGATCTATAGGTTCATTCCCTGGCGATGGCAGGTGTTCACAGGGGTGGGTGTGCTGGCGATACTGGTTGGAATCTTCTTTTTGATCATCAGGCAGATCGCGTATATACAGGCATTTCCAGGATATGTAAAACTTGTCACGCCTTTTATGCGATTGAACATTTCCTATAAACGAATACACAAGACCACCGTGTCGGAGATGCGACTGCTCTTTCCGCCCAAAGGAATGTCTGGTTGGATGAAGGATATCTTCGAGCCCTTGGCCAGCCAGACCGCTATTGTGATCGAGTTAAAGAATTATCCGGTCTCTCCAGTTCTTTTACGAATGTTTCTCTCAAAGTTTTTCTTCAAGGATAAAACGCCTCATTTCGTGATCCTCGTAAAAGACTGGATGCGGTTGAGCTCTGAAATAGAAAGTTTTCGCTCCGGGGATGACCCCAACCAAAAACCTGCCCGTAAACGCACAGGCGATTCCATCCTTTCAAAATTGCCGAAGAAATGAATGTCTATTTTGCATGTTCGATCACATGCGGGCGGGAATTTGAGCCTGTGTATCAGGCCATTGTGCAGGCGTTGGTAGAAAAAGGCCACGAGGTGCCGACTGCTCATTTGGCTGAATCAGGCGTCACTGCGATAGAGGCGGTGATTGATCCAAATGAGGTGTATTCGCGTGATGTAACGTGGATTCGTGCATGCGATGTTTTGATCGCTGAGGTCAGCGTGCCATCACACGGAGTGGGATATGAGATCGGCTTTGCATTAGGAATCGGGAAACCTGTTCTGGCAATATCACAGAAGGGGCGCAAGGTTTCGAAGATGATCTTGGGGAACCCTGACCCAAAATTGACGGTAAAAACTTACGAAACTTCAGCAGAGGCCGTTCAGGTTATGGAGGCTTTTCTCTTACAAAGCAGGTGAAGTAGGTTGTTGTTGTCCAAATCCCCTTTCTCCACATTTTGAATAATGTCTAATGTCACCGGTTATCCGTTACTTTTTACGATAGCGGATTAACCGCCTGTGGGATATTATGGGCGTGGAGACAACTCAAAGAAGACACCTCCAAATGCTCCTCATTGTCTCCTCCTTTGGCGAAAGCCGCCGTTGAGTACTTACTTGACGGCGGC
Proteins encoded in this window:
- a CDS encoding nucleoside 2-deoxyribosyltransferase yields the protein MNVYFACSITCGREFEPVYQAIVQALVEKGHEVPTAHLAESGVTAIEAVIDPNEVYSRDVTWIRACDVLIAEVSVPSHGVGYEIGFALGIGKPVLAISQKGRKVSKMILGNPDPKLTVKTYETSAEAVQVMEAFLLQSR